The Carnobacterium mobile DSM 4848 genome includes a window with the following:
- a CDS encoding alpha-amylase family glycosyl hydrolase yields the protein MKEWWKETVFYEIYMPSFKDGNGDGLGDFKGITEKLSYLSELGIGGIWLTPFYKSPRIDNGYDISDYKNIDPIYGTEQDFNIFLQEAHNKGIKVIVDLVINHTSIEHEWFKESAASRTASKRDWYIWKDMPNNWESFFGGSAWEYDKQTNQYYYHSFAREQADLNWNNPEVQKAIFDVIDYWLKRGIDGFRLDVINNLTLRDSFPDNPIDKKHHKQIHMFDKNQEGIIETIKEIASFIKNKTNEAFMVGEISSDEVELIASYSEDDLLDVTFNFNFGSIEDLDINYLFEEMKKMEEVHSNGNYPTLFFGSHDMGRLWSRLASEKVETAELLAALMLTAKGVPFIYFGDEIGMEDFVAETTDDLRDIQGIMAYRLALIDDQTQEQALKIANEKTRDKARAPMQWEDDSFSTNAAWIPSAPKVGERRHRLSLFYKKLIRLRKMHALSYETYVFLKLQKQLLYFQRGSVLVLLNFGLNVEKIKGNWKVESVLLTNASVKWSNTEIEIPALSVAILTLR from the coding sequence ATGAAAGAATGGTGGAAAGAAACAGTCTTTTATGAAATTTATATGCCTTCATTTAAAGATGGTAATGGAGATGGCTTAGGGGATTTTAAAGGAATAACAGAAAAGCTTAGTTATTTATCAGAATTGGGAATAGGCGGTATTTGGTTAACTCCATTTTATAAATCTCCCAGAATAGATAATGGCTATGACATAAGCGACTATAAAAATATTGATCCTATTTATGGAACAGAGCAAGACTTTAATATCTTTTTGCAAGAAGCGCATAATAAAGGAATAAAAGTGATAGTGGATTTAGTGATTAATCATACATCTATTGAACATGAATGGTTTAAAGAATCTGCTGCTTCTCGAACAGCATCTAAAAGAGATTGGTATATTTGGAAAGATATGCCTAATAATTGGGAATCCTTTTTTGGTGGATCTGCTTGGGAATACGATAAGCAAACAAACCAATATTATTATCATAGTTTCGCAAGAGAGCAAGCAGATTTAAATTGGAACAATCCAGAAGTACAAAAAGCTATTTTTGACGTTATTGATTATTGGTTAAAAAGAGGTATTGATGGATTTAGGCTTGATGTCATCAATAACCTTACTTTAAGAGATAGTTTCCCAGATAATCCGATTGATAAAAAGCATCATAAACAAATTCATATGTTCGATAAAAATCAAGAAGGAATCATTGAAACCATTAAAGAAATAGCAAGTTTTATTAAAAATAAAACTAACGAAGCTTTTATGGTAGGAGAAATTAGTTCGGATGAAGTTGAATTGATCGCTAGTTATTCCGAAGATGACTTATTAGACGTAACGTTTAATTTCAATTTTGGAAGTATTGAGGATCTGGACATCAATTATCTGTTTGAAGAAATGAAAAAAATGGAAGAAGTACATTCAAATGGTAACTATCCGACTCTTTTTTTTGGAAGTCATGATATGGGAAGACTTTGGTCTAGATTAGCATCCGAAAAAGTTGAAACTGCTGAGCTTTTAGCAGCACTTATGCTTACAGCAAAAGGTGTTCCTTTTATATATTTTGGAGACGAAATAGGGATGGAAGATTTTGTTGCAGAAACTACAGATGATTTAAGAGACATTCAAGGAATAATGGCCTATCGTTTAGCATTAATTGATGACCAAACCCAAGAACAAGCTTTAAAGATAGCAAATGAAAAGACTAGGGATAAAGCCAGAGCACCAATGCAATGGGAAGACGATTCTTTTTCAACAAATGCAGCGTGGATACCGAGTGCGCCTAAAGTTGGAGAAAGGCGACACCGTTTATCCTTATTTTATAAAAAGTTAATAAGGTTAAGAAAAATGCATGCTTTAAGCTATGAAACTTATGTATTTTTGAAATTGCAGAAACAGTTATTGTACTTTCAAAGAGGAAGTGTTCTTGTATTATTAAACTTTGGCTTAAATGTAGAAAAAATTAAGGGAAATTGGAAAGTAGAATCTGTGCTTCTAACTAATGCATCAGTTAAATGGAGCAACACTGAAATTGAAATTCCGGCATTATCGGTAGCAATATTGACTTTGAGGTGA
- a CDS encoding DUF1861 family protein, which produces MDYCELLLKEYRQKNTKKESTKLIFKDVEPNDVYNITAPFETREGLVIAGRVEARDSEDSKVMFFTETKENTWCLIKEAPVFKLQDPFITKIKGQLVLGGVEVFPKKNQPDLLDWRTCFYKGNTLKELELFFEGPIGMKDIRLKELENGQLLLLTRPQGEKGGRGKIGVSILNTIRDLTIEAVEAAPLIENQFTEGEWGGANEIHQLDENTVGILGHIANFDKEGDRHYYSMIFKLNLKTLEASPLKIIAERKDFIIGESKRPDLRDVVFSGGMIRRNDQMSVLYVGTSDAEAQKIIIEDPFLNINR; this is translated from the coding sequence ATGGATTATTGTGAATTACTACTAAAAGAGTATAGACAAAAGAATACTAAAAAAGAATCAACAAAATTAATATTTAAAGATGTAGAACCTAATGACGTTTATAACATTACAGCTCCTTTTGAAACGAGAGAAGGTTTAGTTATTGCTGGTCGTGTAGAAGCCAGGGATAGTGAAGATTCAAAAGTAATGTTTTTTACTGAAACAAAAGAAAATACTTGGTGTCTTATAAAAGAAGCACCCGTATTTAAACTCCAAGACCCATTTATTACAAAAATTAAGGGGCAGCTAGTATTAGGTGGAGTTGAAGTATTTCCTAAAAAGAATCAGCCTGACTTATTGGATTGGAGAACTTGTTTTTATAAAGGCAATACGTTAAAAGAATTGGAATTGTTTTTTGAAGGTCCAATTGGAATGAAAGATATCCGATTAAAAGAATTAGAAAATGGTCAATTACTTTTATTAACCCGCCCTCAAGGTGAAAAAGGAGGACGTGGGAAAATTGGAGTTTCTATTCTAAATACTATAAGAGATCTCACGATTGAGGCAGTTGAAGCAGCGCCACTTATAGAAAATCAATTTACTGAGGGAGAATGGGGAGGCGCAAACGAAATCCACCAACTTGATGAAAATACAGTTGGGATACTTGGACATATTGCGAATTTTGATAAAGAGGGAGACCGACATTATTATTCGATGATTTTCAAATTAAATTTAAAAACTTTAGAAGCTTCACCTTTGAAAATAATTGCTGAACGTAAAGATTTTATTATTGGCGAATCAAAAAGACCAGATCTAAGAGATGTTGTTTTTAGTGGTGGGATGATTCGACGTAACGATCAAATGAGTGTGTTATATGTAGGAACAAGTGATGCTGAAGCACAGAAAATAATAATAGAAGATCCATTTCTTAACATAAACAGATGA
- a CDS encoding glycoside hydrolase family 130 protein: MNIYRYEENPMITPVDVKPYHEGFEVIGAFNAGVAKYKDEVLLLLRVAERPISENPDIVKVPIYNTESKEMIIKEFDKNDKNYIFDDPRTFRSTDKVEGFSYLTSLSYIRIARSKDGRNFTVDSEPFLYPFNEYQSFGIEDARVTQMGDTYYINFSSVSEVGVCDSLVSTKDFVTFTDKGNIFAPENKDVLIFPEKVNGLYYALHRPSLKSIGNYDMWIATSPDLQHWGNHKHLAGVREGHWDNGRIGGGLVPIKTEKGWLEIYHGATSESRYCMGAMLLDLENPTKVIARTKTPILEPEAEYEKKGFFGEVVFGCGGIVNEDILQMYYGVSDTSMACCELSIQEILKQLEEEM, translated from the coding sequence ATGAATATATATAGATACGAAGAAAATCCAATGATTACACCGGTAGATGTTAAACCATATCACGAAGGATTTGAAGTAATAGGTGCATTTAATGCAGGAGTAGCAAAATATAAAGATGAAGTACTTCTTTTATTAAGAGTTGCTGAAAGACCAATTAGTGAAAATCCCGATATCGTTAAGGTACCAATCTATAATACAGAAAGTAAGGAAATGATCATTAAAGAATTTGACAAAAATGACAAAAATTATATTTTTGATGATCCTAGAACTTTTCGTTCTACTGACAAAGTAGAAGGATTTTCATATTTGACTTCACTTTCATATATTCGCATTGCTCGTAGTAAAGATGGTCGTAACTTTACAGTGGATTCAGAACCGTTCTTATATCCTTTTAACGAATATCAATCTTTTGGTATTGAAGATGCAAGGGTTACACAAATGGGAGACACTTATTATATTAACTTTAGTTCGGTATCAGAAGTGGGTGTTTGTGATTCATTAGTTTCAACAAAAGATTTTGTAACATTCACAGATAAAGGCAATATTTTTGCTCCTGAAAACAAAGATGTATTGATTTTTCCCGAAAAAGTAAACGGTCTTTATTATGCGTTACATAGACCGAGCCTTAAAAGTATTGGAAACTATGATATGTGGATCGCAACTTCTCCAGATTTACAACATTGGGGAAACCACAAACACTTAGCAGGAGTTAGAGAAGGACATTGGGACAATGGACGTATTGGTGGAGGATTAGTACCTATCAAGACTGAAAAAGGATGGTTAGAAATTTACCATGGTGCTACAAGCGAAAGTCGATATTGTATGGGAGCTATGTTATTAGATTTAGAAAATCCAACTAAAGTGATTGCACGTACCAAAACGCCAATTCTTGAACCCGAAGCAGAATATGAAAAGAAAGGTTTCTTTGGAGAAGTGGTTTTTGGATGTGGAGGAATCGTAAATGAAGATATTCTTCAAATGTATTATGGGGTTTCTGATACATCCATGGCATGTTGTGAATTAAGTATTCAAGAAATTTTAAAACAGTTGGAAGAAGAGATGTAA